Proteins from a single region of Osmerus eperlanus chromosome 26, fOsmEpe2.1, whole genome shotgun sequence:
- the pde4dip gene encoding myomegalin isoform X1, whose translation MLDIKTKETCRICARELCGNQRRWIFHPASKLNLQVLLSHALGRELTRDGRGEFACSKCAFMLDRMYRFDTVIARVEALSLERLHKLLSEKDRLRQCICGLYRKNNTAETLVPETGPGQGAGPSEAGLEDSPVVDLSALQDVRYNDLVQDDLAYSVYESWTDQEDQTPAPQHHHQCPGSEALPGQRPRRCRGCAGLRVADSDYEAVCKVPRRLGRRSTSCGPSTRYSGSVSGPEEGSEVTPVPSVSPPAGPESDRTLCDQSCSSLTSSAESLDTAVDVCPPFACPRENPASGLEEALSLVRSWEYRPVKTQQGSRLPVLIKAKLDPGVSLGLGLRSLFRVAVDCELYPHPGMEVGTPGGQQDLAEMEEPWLDDFVQCGPFRFQQKLIEERQSQLGQYEGAAGQCVGKLQRAQLQVQSLQAKIRESDCRNQKLQMTLGEMEGELRSAREEAQKQERLVQNLNDSVNTKETEAAELYRVIEEQNNMLCSLKEFANRNKLTQLQVSGAESVRGQGEALELQASLFRAQLELQASQRTQRQASRTGEDLSRALQRLEHDLQGALEHRENTQRHNQELQMALEKARSELLERREEQREKEGESLREEEERERTIRELRTSLQTKDQLVQDYSELLELQQVPGQKRDSMLSKLRERVKERDLALERAVDEKFRRVEEKEEEVHRLQLQLREKERDLEAQRCVLSNNQETITSLEVLLRGKGAELEQVGVAWRGVQRHQQESEERHAHSLRERDALISQLQGALLSRTKEAEDLTSALLGRVQAGPGQVLEGLQARLQLKERLFQELLSDRSLQAQENQAQVQALLSTIASRDQYIKDSAGRLGEVMGEQTLRLQELRRQLTWAPPGGVPGAGPTAGPGAGVELQALQEELQLGLRREREALEDIHNQAAQLEVLSRTVDAKEEIIKDLQLQLVEPSGLPLVERLTRELQALRPAPRASASPRPGVQGHNDYGEPSTEEEDDVTSEYTDSIEEEEEKLTARTLANMQIPDRCGGQGKGKLSQDAVGEGQGLLEVKQLVEQKRVVERELGELKAQLEKAGFSSLSQMRRAFFSLREENNQLKKQKEEQRLLEEEEEEEEELDLDLEEEEEDVGSSERWEAYDEACPPQGGCGPQGGCGPLAQLRGSQGQRASTRPLSLDLGALLVHSSQEDDLETEIAGSRQQRALESEACVEALRLQHQSRELQERLMVSEATVQAQAEQLKDYRELLTETSVQQDSKHVQVDLQDLGYETCGRSENEAEREDASSPEFDDLEMCTSLECGSQWWPAPAHQGKAAGPGEDVSSLQRLVEDLRSQLARSQTAVRGLHNRLLSASGHVGASTPRRVNWGTQASPPQSGPEEDEGWQSSDGGPSPRHPGPDRDLQELVTRVGALEDQLRKGKGPLGAPQEGKPGRFDPLIQAQARELSVLRQRVREGLCVCHILTQHLGDTTKAFEELLRANDIDYYMGQSFREQLAQSSALAQRVGTKISGRDHPELSNDQTGPELIAIRLSEELQQKDKVIESLRTKLQSQPRSDTPCSSHALSETTDQSDRISFVSDEQGSTNEDLELCSEMDAASEYGQVETRSSRASAGSLSLRASVSHHPSIPPSTASSHGPHSICPPSMHCPPHNPADMQGQPGYSMPQTKTFQGFPPTLHNAQADHTSFLPLSYPPYHPSHLGGTHASLNAGLNSSPAVKPGPSLLESSALWETNYGAPPRERVGADVTSGSSGYQSGTSHTGSELMKEHLREIRNLRQRLEDSIQTNDRLRQQLEERLATAAREKGAPTNIYIQGLDSVSQLSNEIRALKDDNLSLQGQLKQASREGSKEAEHLREAVLMGRARLKEAELEAERWAEQVRRLQSHAQTQSQEITQLKQERLSNQETISRLQEEVTLQKQQLCEGRGLAQSLQRQLNANHRGGVALLRATPPGPPGKTSRSAESVTFDPRDLQVQLEEQMSGRPGQGGHARRMLFLETLASPPVRDIGLLSPSSPSPPLSDQRRLLTMRLVWRARLRTAPSPAEAAATWWATWTTSLP comes from the exons ATGCTCGACATCAAAACGAAAGAGACATGCCGGATCTGCGCTCGCGAGCTCTGCGGCAACCAGCGCCGCTGGATCTTCCACCCTGCGTCCAAGCTCAACCTGCAGGTGCTGCTGTCTCACGCGCTGGGCCGAGAGCTGACCCGTGACGGCCGCGGGGAGTTCGCCTGCTCCAAGTGCGCCTTCATGCTGGACCGCATGTACCGCTTCGACACGGTGATCGCCCGCGTGGAGGCGCTGTCCCTGGAGCGCCTGCACAAGCTGCTGTCGGAGAAGGACAGGCTCCGGCAGTGCATCTGCGGCCTGTACCGCAAGAACAACACGGCGGAGACCCTGGTTCCTGAGACGGGGCCTGGGCAGGGGGCCGGGCCCTCCGAGGCGGGCTTGGAGGACTCCCCTGTGGTGGACCTCTCGGCTCTCCAGGATGTCCGATACAACGACCTGGTCCAGGACGATCTGGCCTACTCCGTCTACGAGTCCTGGACCGACCAGGAGGACCAGACGCCCGCCCCTCAGCACCACCACCAGTGCCCAGGATCAGAGGCCCTCCCTGGGCAGCGCCCCAGGCGTTGTAGGGGGTGCGCGGGTCTTCGTGTGGCTGACTCGGACTACGAAGCCGTCTGTAAGGTCCCTCGCCGCCTGGGGCGGAGAAGCACTTCCTGTGGACCCTCCACCCGCTACTCCGGCAGCGTGTCAGGGCCcgaggaggggtcagaggtcaccccgGTCCCCTCTGTGTCCCCTCCCGCTGGGCCAGAGAGTGACCGGACTCTGTGTGACCAGTCCtgctccagcctcacctcctccGCCGAGTCCCTGGACACGGCCGTGGACGTGTGCCCGCCGTTCGCCTGCCCCAGAGAGAACCCTGCGtctgggctggaggaggcccTGAGCCTGGTGAGGAGCTGGGAGTACCGGCCGGTCAAGACCCAACAGGGAAGCAGGCTCCCGGTCCTGATCAAAGCCAAGCTGGATCCAGGGGTctccctgggcctgggcctgaggAGCCTCTTCAGAGTAGCTGTGGACTGTGAGCTGTACCCCCACCCAGGAATGGAGGTGGGGACcccaggagggcagcaggaccTGGCTGAAATGGAGGAGCCGTGGCTGGATGATTTTGTCCAGTGTGGGCCCTTCCGCTTCCAGCAG aagcTGATTGAGGAGCGGCAGAGCCAGCTGGGGCAGTACGAGGGGGCGGCGGGACAGTGTGTGGGGAAGCTTCAGAGGGCTCAGCTCCAAGTCCAGTCCCTGCAGGCCAAGATCAGGGAGAGCGACTGCAGGAACCAG aagctgcAGATGACACTGGGGGAGATGGAAGGTGAACTGCGCTCTGCCAGGGAGGAAGCCCAGAAGCAAGAACGCCTCGTCCAGAACCTGAATGACTCGGTCAACACCAAGGAgacggag gctgcAGAGCTGTACCGGGTCATAGAAGAGCAGAACAACATGTTGTGTTCCCTAAAAGAGTTTGCCAACAGAAACAAGCTCACACAACTACAG GTGTCTGGGGCTGAGAGTGTGCGCGGGCAGGGCGAGGCCCTGGAGCTCCAGGCCTCTCTGTTCCGGGCCCAGCTGGAGCTGCAGGCGAGCCAGCGGACCCAGCGTCAGGCCAGCCGCACGGGGGAGGACCTTAGCCGGGCCCTGCAACGCCTGGAGCACGACCTGCAGGGGGCGCTGGAGCACAGGGAGAACACCCAGAGACATAACCAg GAATTGCAAATGGCTCTGGAGAAGGCTCGCTCTGAACTGTTAGAGAGacgggaggagcagagagagaaggagggagagagtctgagggaggaggaggagagagagaggaccatcAGGGAACTGAGGACCTCACTGCAGACCAAAGACCAGCTGGTGCAG gactACTCTGAGCTGCTGGAGCTACAACAGGTTCCGGGGCAGAAGAGGGACTCCATGCTGAGCAAGCTCAGAGAGCGCGTCAAGGAGAGAGACCTCGCTCTGGAG cgaGCGGTGGATGAGAAGTTCCgtcgggtggaggagaaggaggaggaggtgcacagGCTGCAACTGCAgctcagagagaaggagagggacctGGAGGCCCAACGCTGTGTGCTGTCCAACAACCAGGAGACCATcacg AGCCTGGAGGTCCTGCTGCGGGGGAAGGGGGCGGAGCTGGAGCAGGTGGGCGTGGCGTGGAGGGGTGTGCAGCGCCACCAgcaggagagcgaggagaggcaTGCCCACAGCCTGAGGGAGAGGGACGCCCTCATCAGCCAGCTGCAGGGAGCCCTGCTCTCACGCACCAAGGAGGCGGAG GACCTGACGTCGGCCCTCCTGGGGCGTGTCCAGGCGGGGCCGGGCCAGGTGCTGGAAGGGCTGCAGGCCCGTCTGCAGCTGAAGGAGCGTCTGTTCCAGGAGCTGCTGTCTGACCGCAGCCTCCAGGCCCAGGAGAACCAGGCCCAGGTCCAGGCCCTGCTCAGCACCATCGCCTCCAGGGACCAGTACATCAAG gACTCTGCGGGGCGTCtgggggaggtgatgggagagCAGACGTTACGCCTCCAGGAGCTTCGCAGGCAGCTGACGTGGGCCCCCCCAGGCGGGGTGCCTGGGGCCGGGCCGACAGCAGGACCAGGGGCCGGGGTGGAGCTCCAGGccctgcaggaggagctgcagctgggcctgcgcagagagagggaggccctgGAGGACATCCACAACCAGGCCGCCCAGCTGGAGGTTCTCTCCAGAACGGTCGACGCCAAAGAGGAAATCATCAAG gacctcCAGTTGCAGCTGGTGGAGCCCTCAGGCCTGCCCCTGGTGGAGCGGTTGACCCGGGAGCTCCAGGCGTTGAGGCCGGCTCCACGGGCCTCAGCTTCCCCCAGACCGGGCGTCCAGGGCCACAACGACTATGGAG aacccagcacagaggaggaggatgatgtcaCCAGCGAGTACACAGACAGCatcgaggaagaggaggagaagctgaCGGCTCGGACACTCGCCAACATGCAG ATCCCAGATCGGtgtggaggacaggggaaggggAAGCTGTCCCAGGATGCAgtgggggagggccaggggcTGTTGGAGGTGAAGCAGCTAGTGGAGCAgaagagggtggtggagagagaactGGGGGAGCTCAAGGCCCAGCTAGAGAAGGCtggcttctcctctctctcccagatgag GAGAGCCTTCTTCAGCCTGCGGGAGGAGAACAACCAGCTCAAGaagcagaaggaggagcagaggctcctggaggaggaggaagaggaagaggaggagttggaTCTGgacttggaggaggaggaggaggatgtggggaGTTCGGAGCGATGGGAGGCCTACGATGAGGCTTGTCCCCCCCAGGGAGGCTGTGGCCCCCAGGGAGGCTGTGGCCCCCTGGCCCAGCTGAGAGGCAGTCAGGGGCAGAGGGCGAGCACCAGGCCTCTGTCTCTGGACCTCGGAGCGCTGCTGGTACACTCCTCACAG GAGGATGACCTGGAGACGGAGATAGCAGGCAGCcgccagcagagggcgctggAGTCTGAGGCGTGTGTGGAGGCATTGCGCCTGCAGCACCAGAGCAGGGAGCTGCAGGAGAGGCTCATGGTGTCAGAAGCCACCGTGCAGGCCCAGGCAGAGCAGCTGAAGGACTACAGAGAGCTGCTGA CGGAGACGTCCGTGCAGCAGGACAGCAAGCATGTCCAGGTGGACCTGCAGGACCTGGGCTACGAGACGTGCGGCCGCAGTGAGAACGAGGCGGAGAGGGAGGACGCTAGCAGCCCCG AGTTTGACGACCTGGAGATGTGCACCTCCCTCGAGTGCGGTTCCCAGTGGTGGCCCGCCCCGGCGCATCAGGGGAAAGCAGCGGGCCCGGGCGAGGACGTCTCGTCCCTCCAGAGGTTGGTGGAAGACCTCCGCTCCCAGCTCGCCCGCTCCCAGACGGCCGTCAGGGGCCTCCACAACCGCCTGCTGTCCGCCTCCGGCCACGTCGGAGCATCCACCCCCCGCAGGGTCAACTGGGGCACCCAGGCCTCGCCCCCCCAGAGCGGgccggaggaggacgagggctggCAGTCCTCTGACGGAGGGCCCTCCCCTCGACACCCTGGCCCAGACAGGGACCTGCAGGAGCTGGTGACTCGGGTGGGCGCCCTGGAGGACCAGCTGAGAAAGGGAAAAGGCCCTCTGGGGGCCCCACAGGAAGGAAAGCCCGG GAGGTTTGACCCCCTGATCCAGGCCCAGGCCCGTGAGCTGTCCGTCCTGCGGCAGCGTGTGCGAGAGGGCCTCTGCGTGTGTCACATCCTGACTCAGCACCTGGGCGACACCACCAAGGCCTTCGAGGAGCTGCTGAGAGCCAACGACATTGATTACTACATGGGGCAGAGCTTCAGGGAGCAGCTGGCACAGAGCTCCGCCCTGGCGCAGAGGGTGGGCACCAAGATCAGCGGAC GAGATCATCCAGAGCTTTCTAATGATCAAACCGGTCCTGAGCTGATAGCCATTC GGCTAAGTGAAGAACTCCAGCAAAAGGATAAAGTGATAGAATCCCTCCGGACCAAACTCCAGAGCCAGCCTCGCTCCGACACGCCCTGCAGCAGCCACGCCCTTTCGGAGACCACCGACCAATCAGACCGCATCTCCTTCGTGTCGGACGAACAGGGCTCCACCAATGAGGACCTGGAGCTGTGCTCCGAGATGGACGCGGCCAGCGAGTACGGCCAGGTGGAGACGCGCTCATCCAGAGCGagcgcag gttctctctctctccgtgcctCTGTGtcacaccacccctccatccctccatccaccgcCTCATCCCACGGGCCGCACTCCATCTGCCCTCCCAGCATGCATTGCCCTCCGCACAACCCAGCGGACATGCAGGGCCAACCAG gGTACTCCATGCCCCAGACCAAGACTTTCCAAGGCTTCCCTCCAACACTACACAACGCCCAGGCCGACCACACCAGCTTCCTGCCCCTGTCCTACCCTCCCTACCACCCCTCCCACCTCGGTGGCACCCACGCCAGTCTGAACGCCGGTCTGAACTCCAGCCCAGCCGTGAAGCCAGGGCCCAGCCTGCTGGagagcagtgcattgtgggagacGAACTACGGGGCGCcgccgagagagagagtcggGGCTGACGTGACGTCGGGGTCTTCAGGGTACCAATCAGGAACCAGCCATACAG GCTCGGAGCTGATGAAAGAGCACCTGAGAGAGATCCGTAACCTGCGGCAGCGTCTGGAGGACTCCATCCAGACCAACGACCGTCTCCGCCAGCAGCTTGAGGAGAGGCTGGCCACCGCTGCCAGGGAGAAGG gtgcTCCCACCAACATCTACATCCAGGGCTTGGACTCCGTCAGCCAGCTGTCCAATGAGATCCGAGCTCTTAAGGATGACAACCTCAGTCTCCAGGGCCAGCTCAAACAGGCCAGCAGAG AGGGGAGTAAGGAGGCGGAGCATCTGCGTGAGGCGGTGCTGATGGGGCGGGCCCGACTGAAGGAGGCGGAGCTAGAGGCCGAGAGGTGGGCGGAGCAAGTCAGGAGACTGCAGAGCCACGCCCAGACTCAGAGCCAGGAGATCACCCAGCTCAAACAGGAACGACTCAGCAACCAAGAGACCATCAgcag gctCCAGGAGGAGGTGACCCTGCAGAAACAGCAGCTGTGCGAGGGGCGTGGCCTGGCTCAGTCCCTCCAGCGCCAGCTCAACGCAAACCACCGAGGGGGCGTGGCCCTCCTCAGGGCCACGCCCCCCGGACCCCCTGGGAAGACCTCTCGCTCGGCCGAGtccgtgacctttgacccccgcGACCTCCAGGTCCAGTTGGAGGAGCAGATGAGTGGCAGGCCGGGTCAGGGGGGCCACGCCAGGCGCATGCTCTTCCTCG AGACGCTGGCCTCTCCCCCGGTCAGAGACATCGGCCtcctcagcccctcctccccctctccccccctctcagaccaGAGGAGGCTACTGACAATG AGGCTGGTTTGGCGGGCCAGGCTCCGGACGGCTCCTTCTCCAGCCGAAGCGGCCGCCACATGGTGGGCCACGTGGACGACTTCTCTGCCCTGA
- the pde4dip gene encoding myomegalin isoform X5, whose protein sequence is MLDIKTKETCRICARELCGNQRRWIFHPASKLNLQVLLSHALGRELTRDGRGEFACSKCAFMLDRMYRFDTVIARVEALSLERLHKLLSEKDRLRQCICGLYRKNNTAETLVPETGPGQGAGPSEAGLEDSPVVDLSALQDVRYNDLVQDDLAYSVYESWTDQEDQTPAPQHHHQCPGSEALPGQRPRRCRGCAGLRVADSDYEAVCKVPRRLGRRSTSCGPSTRYSGSVSGPEEGSEVTPVPSVSPPAGPESDRTLCDQSCSSLTSSAESLDTAVDVCPPFACPRENPASGLEEALSLVRSWEYRPVKTQQGSRLPVLIKAKLDPGVSLGLGLRSLFRVAVDCELYPHPGMEVGTPGGQQDLAEMEEPWLDDFVQCGPFRFQQKLIEERQSQLGQYEGAAGQCVGKLQRAQLQVQSLQAKIRESDCRNQKLQMTLGEMEGELRSAREEAQKQERLVQNLNDSVNTKETEAAELYRVIEEQNNMLCSLKEFANRNKLTQLQVSGAESVRGQGEALELQASLFRAQLELQASQRTQRQASRTGEDLSRALQRLEHDLQGALEHRENTQRHNQELQMALEKARSELLERREEQREKEGESLREEEERERTIRELRTSLQTKDQLVQDYSELLELQQVPGQKRDSMLSKLRERVKERDLALERAVDEKFRRVEEKEEEVHRLQLQLREKERDLEAQRCVLSNNQETITSLEVLLRGKGAELEQVGVAWRGVQRHQQESEERHAHSLRERDALISQLQGALLSRTKEAEDLTSALLGRVQAGPGQVLEGLQARLQLKERLFQELLSDRSLQAQENQAQVQALLSTIASRDQYIKDSAGRLGEVMGEQTLRLQELRRQLTWAPPGGVPGAGPTAGPGAGVELQALQEELQLGLRREREALEDIHNQAAQLEVLSRTVDAKEEIIKDLQLQLVEPSGLPLVERLTRELQALRPAPRASASPRPGVQGHNDYGEPSTEEEDDVTSEYTDSIEEEEEKLTARTLANMQIPDRCGGQGKGKLSQDAVGEGQGLLEVKQLVEQKRVVERELGELKAQLEKAGFSSLSQMRRAFFSLREENNQLKKQKEEQRLLEEEEEEEEELDLDLEEEEEDVGSSERWEAYDEACPPQGGCGPQGGCGPLAQLRGSQGQRASTRPLSLDLGALLVHSSQEDDLETEIAGSRQQRALESEACVEALRLQHQSRELQERLMVSEATVQAQAEQLKDYRELLTETSVQQDSKHVQVDLQDLGYETCGRSENEAEREDASSPEFDDLEMCTSLECGSQWWPAPAHQGKAAGPGEDVSSLQRLVEDLRSQLARSQTAVRGLHNRLLSASGHVGASTPRRVNWGTQASPPQSGPEEDEGWQSSDGGPSPRHPGPDRDLQELVTRVGALEDQLRKGKGPLGAPQEGKPGRFDPLIQAQARELSVLRQRVREGLCVCHILTQHLGDTTKAFEELLRANDIDYYMGQSFREQLAQSSALAQRVGTKISGRDHPELSNDQTGPELIAIRLSEELQQKDKVIESLRTKLQSQPRSDTPCSSHALSETTDQSDRISFVSDEQGSTNEDLELCSEMDAASEYGQVETRSSRASAGSLSLRASVSHHPSIPPSTASSHGPHSICPPSMHCPPHNPADMQGQPGLLSGPAPSLLPVPPQSPNRPPAPPPRGPPCPLTPTLPP, encoded by the exons ATGCTCGACATCAAAACGAAAGAGACATGCCGGATCTGCGCTCGCGAGCTCTGCGGCAACCAGCGCCGCTGGATCTTCCACCCTGCGTCCAAGCTCAACCTGCAGGTGCTGCTGTCTCACGCGCTGGGCCGAGAGCTGACCCGTGACGGCCGCGGGGAGTTCGCCTGCTCCAAGTGCGCCTTCATGCTGGACCGCATGTACCGCTTCGACACGGTGATCGCCCGCGTGGAGGCGCTGTCCCTGGAGCGCCTGCACAAGCTGCTGTCGGAGAAGGACAGGCTCCGGCAGTGCATCTGCGGCCTGTACCGCAAGAACAACACGGCGGAGACCCTGGTTCCTGAGACGGGGCCTGGGCAGGGGGCCGGGCCCTCCGAGGCGGGCTTGGAGGACTCCCCTGTGGTGGACCTCTCGGCTCTCCAGGATGTCCGATACAACGACCTGGTCCAGGACGATCTGGCCTACTCCGTCTACGAGTCCTGGACCGACCAGGAGGACCAGACGCCCGCCCCTCAGCACCACCACCAGTGCCCAGGATCAGAGGCCCTCCCTGGGCAGCGCCCCAGGCGTTGTAGGGGGTGCGCGGGTCTTCGTGTGGCTGACTCGGACTACGAAGCCGTCTGTAAGGTCCCTCGCCGCCTGGGGCGGAGAAGCACTTCCTGTGGACCCTCCACCCGCTACTCCGGCAGCGTGTCAGGGCCcgaggaggggtcagaggtcaccccgGTCCCCTCTGTGTCCCCTCCCGCTGGGCCAGAGAGTGACCGGACTCTGTGTGACCAGTCCtgctccagcctcacctcctccGCCGAGTCCCTGGACACGGCCGTGGACGTGTGCCCGCCGTTCGCCTGCCCCAGAGAGAACCCTGCGtctgggctggaggaggcccTGAGCCTGGTGAGGAGCTGGGAGTACCGGCCGGTCAAGACCCAACAGGGAAGCAGGCTCCCGGTCCTGATCAAAGCCAAGCTGGATCCAGGGGTctccctgggcctgggcctgaggAGCCTCTTCAGAGTAGCTGTGGACTGTGAGCTGTACCCCCACCCAGGAATGGAGGTGGGGACcccaggagggcagcaggaccTGGCTGAAATGGAGGAGCCGTGGCTGGATGATTTTGTCCAGTGTGGGCCCTTCCGCTTCCAGCAG aagcTGATTGAGGAGCGGCAGAGCCAGCTGGGGCAGTACGAGGGGGCGGCGGGACAGTGTGTGGGGAAGCTTCAGAGGGCTCAGCTCCAAGTCCAGTCCCTGCAGGCCAAGATCAGGGAGAGCGACTGCAGGAACCAG aagctgcAGATGACACTGGGGGAGATGGAAGGTGAACTGCGCTCTGCCAGGGAGGAAGCCCAGAAGCAAGAACGCCTCGTCCAGAACCTGAATGACTCGGTCAACACCAAGGAgacggag gctgcAGAGCTGTACCGGGTCATAGAAGAGCAGAACAACATGTTGTGTTCCCTAAAAGAGTTTGCCAACAGAAACAAGCTCACACAACTACAG GTGTCTGGGGCTGAGAGTGTGCGCGGGCAGGGCGAGGCCCTGGAGCTCCAGGCCTCTCTGTTCCGGGCCCAGCTGGAGCTGCAGGCGAGCCAGCGGACCCAGCGTCAGGCCAGCCGCACGGGGGAGGACCTTAGCCGGGCCCTGCAACGCCTGGAGCACGACCTGCAGGGGGCGCTGGAGCACAGGGAGAACACCCAGAGACATAACCAg GAATTGCAAATGGCTCTGGAGAAGGCTCGCTCTGAACTGTTAGAGAGacgggaggagcagagagagaaggagggagagagtctgagggaggaggaggagagagagaggaccatcAGGGAACTGAGGACCTCACTGCAGACCAAAGACCAGCTGGTGCAG gactACTCTGAGCTGCTGGAGCTACAACAGGTTCCGGGGCAGAAGAGGGACTCCATGCTGAGCAAGCTCAGAGAGCGCGTCAAGGAGAGAGACCTCGCTCTGGAG cgaGCGGTGGATGAGAAGTTCCgtcgggtggaggagaaggaggaggaggtgcacagGCTGCAACTGCAgctcagagagaaggagagggacctGGAGGCCCAACGCTGTGTGCTGTCCAACAACCAGGAGACCATcacg AGCCTGGAGGTCCTGCTGCGGGGGAAGGGGGCGGAGCTGGAGCAGGTGGGCGTGGCGTGGAGGGGTGTGCAGCGCCACCAgcaggagagcgaggagaggcaTGCCCACAGCCTGAGGGAGAGGGACGCCCTCATCAGCCAGCTGCAGGGAGCCCTGCTCTCACGCACCAAGGAGGCGGAG GACCTGACGTCGGCCCTCCTGGGGCGTGTCCAGGCGGGGCCGGGCCAGGTGCTGGAAGGGCTGCAGGCCCGTCTGCAGCTGAAGGAGCGTCTGTTCCAGGAGCTGCTGTCTGACCGCAGCCTCCAGGCCCAGGAGAACCAGGCCCAGGTCCAGGCCCTGCTCAGCACCATCGCCTCCAGGGACCAGTACATCAAG gACTCTGCGGGGCGTCtgggggaggtgatgggagagCAGACGTTACGCCTCCAGGAGCTTCGCAGGCAGCTGACGTGGGCCCCCCCAGGCGGGGTGCCTGGGGCCGGGCCGACAGCAGGACCAGGGGCCGGGGTGGAGCTCCAGGccctgcaggaggagctgcagctgggcctgcgcagagagagggaggccctgGAGGACATCCACAACCAGGCCGCCCAGCTGGAGGTTCTCTCCAGAACGGTCGACGCCAAAGAGGAAATCATCAAG gacctcCAGTTGCAGCTGGTGGAGCCCTCAGGCCTGCCCCTGGTGGAGCGGTTGACCCGGGAGCTCCAGGCGTTGAGGCCGGCTCCACGGGCCTCAGCTTCCCCCAGACCGGGCGTCCAGGGCCACAACGACTATGGAG aacccagcacagaggaggaggatgatgtcaCCAGCGAGTACACAGACAGCatcgaggaagaggaggagaagctgaCGGCTCGGACACTCGCCAACATGCAG ATCCCAGATCGGtgtggaggacaggggaaggggAAGCTGTCCCAGGATGCAgtgggggagggccaggggcTGTTGGAGGTGAAGCAGCTAGTGGAGCAgaagagggtggtggagagagaactGGGGGAGCTCAAGGCCCAGCTAGAGAAGGCtggcttctcctctctctcccagatgag GAGAGCCTTCTTCAGCCTGCGGGAGGAGAACAACCAGCTCAAGaagcagaaggaggagcagaggctcctggaggaggaggaagaggaagaggaggagttggaTCTGgacttggaggaggaggaggaggatgtggggaGTTCGGAGCGATGGGAGGCCTACGATGAGGCTTGTCCCCCCCAGGGAGGCTGTGGCCCCCAGGGAGGCTGTGGCCCCCTGGCCCAGCTGAGAGGCAGTCAGGGGCAGAGGGCGAGCACCAGGCCTCTGTCTCTGGACCTCGGAGCGCTGCTGGTACACTCCTCACAG GAGGATGACCTGGAGACGGAGATAGCAGGCAGCcgccagcagagggcgctggAGTCTGAGGCGTGTGTGGAGGCATTGCGCCTGCAGCACCAGAGCAGGGAGCTGCAGGAGAGGCTCATGGTGTCAGAAGCCACCGTGCAGGCCCAGGCAGAGCAGCTGAAGGACTACAGAGAGCTGCTGA CGGAGACGTCCGTGCAGCAGGACAGCAAGCATGTCCAGGTGGACCTGCAGGACCTGGGCTACGAGACGTGCGGCCGCAGTGAGAACGAGGCGGAGAGGGAGGACGCTAGCAGCCCCG AGTTTGACGACCTGGAGATGTGCACCTCCCTCGAGTGCGGTTCCCAGTGGTGGCCCGCCCCGGCGCATCAGGGGAAAGCAGCGGGCCCGGGCGAGGACGTCTCGTCCCTCCAGAGGTTGGTGGAAGACCTCCGCTCCCAGCTCGCCCGCTCCCAGACGGCCGTCAGGGGCCTCCACAACCGCCTGCTGTCCGCCTCCGGCCACGTCGGAGCATCCACCCCCCGCAGGGTCAACTGGGGCACCCAGGCCTCGCCCCCCCAGAGCGGgccggaggaggacgagggctggCAGTCCTCTGACGGAGGGCCCTCCCCTCGACACCCTGGCCCAGACAGGGACCTGCAGGAGCTGGTGACTCGGGTGGGCGCCCTGGAGGACCAGCTGAGAAAGGGAAAAGGCCCTCTGGGGGCCCCACAGGAAGGAAAGCCCGG GAGGTTTGACCCCCTGATCCAGGCCCAGGCCCGTGAGCTGTCCGTCCTGCGGCAGCGTGTGCGAGAGGGCCTCTGCGTGTGTCACATCCTGACTCAGCACCTGGGCGACACCACCAAGGCCTTCGAGGAGCTGCTGAGAGCCAACGACATTGATTACTACATGGGGCAGAGCTTCAGGGAGCAGCTGGCACAGAGCTCCGCCCTGGCGCAGAGGGTGGGCACCAAGATCAGCGGAC GAGATCATCCAGAGCTTTCTAATGATCAAACCGGTCCTGAGCTGATAGCCATTC GGCTAAGTGAAGAACTCCAGCAAAAGGATAAAGTGATAGAATCCCTCCGGACCAAACTCCAGAGCCAGCCTCGCTCCGACACGCCCTGCAGCAGCCACGCCCTTTCGGAGACCACCGACCAATCAGACCGCATCTCCTTCGTGTCGGACGAACAGGGCTCCACCAATGAGGACCTGGAGCTGTGCTCCGAGATGGACGCGGCCAGCGAGTACGGCCAGGTGGAGACGCGCTCATCCAGAGCGagcgcag gttctctctctctccgtgcctCTGTGtcacaccacccctccatccctccatccaccgcCTCATCCCACGGGCCGCACTCCATCTGCCCTCCCAGCATGCATTGCCCTCCGCACAACCCAGCGGACATGCAGGGCCAACCAG gcCTGCTCTCTGGGCCAGCACCcagtctcctccctgtccccccgcaGTCCCCTaaccgcccccccgcccccccacctcgAGGGCCGCCCTGCCCTTTGACCCCCACGCTGCCACCCTGA